The Vigna angularis cultivar LongXiaoDou No.4 chromosome 6, ASM1680809v1, whole genome shotgun sequence genome contains the following window.
aaaaaacatcgttaaaaagatattttttgtattttatatgtttCGTAAGGCATTCAGACCCCTTTTTTTTCCTTGAATTCTACCACAAGagtgattaatttttctttcattacgTATTATAAGACACGGAGGTTTTTGTATGTTGTTATGATTAAACAGATTGGATAagttcaattataaataatgtcTCAATTTCTTACATCTGATCCGAACATGATCCTCTCTGTTCACAATTTATATActctattttttcattttttaaaaaataaaactgtaataaaaattgaatatgaaTTGGTTAATTATAACTATTAATTCTAGCTATGTTATTTGTCGGATTTAATATCAGAATAATAGTCAAtttaatataacttatataatcaattaattataaaacatgctaatgattaacaaaaaataaccaataaaattaataaaaattttaaacaaaaatacttGAAATTCATTAAGAAAGATAtaaactttcaaaattaaacaatattagttaaattttgaaaataacaaaacaactTCCTACAACTTTTATACCCCTCTTATTATTACGAGGAAAGATACTTAGTTCGTATTATTTTAGCTAAAAGTTATAGGAATCATTTCTGTTTCGGATGTGAGGGACTGCATAGTACAATATCTCTACGTCGTCTTTTGTTCGCTTTTCGTATGTTCGGCCCTTCGTCCTCATTTTTCGATTTCTTACTCCGAGCACGGGGAAGACCTGCAAAAggttctccgatgccaaagtcagtttgagAACAGTGGTCTTTCTAttgaacagtaataaatgtgcagtaaatgcaacctatctaccactcaccttCGATCGGCCCaaattcagcccaatagcttttaaccACTACTTACCTTAAACTAAGTTAATTAACGATATAACTGGCCGGTCTCGCGAGGCTTGCCCTCATGGCCGGCCGGCACATACAGGCAACCCAGCTGGTCAGCGGTATGATCGACCGGCTACACGTGAGTTGTTTTTTCCCACGGGTGGCAAGCGGTAATGTTACGTGATCGTGGTCCACGTGCGTCCAGCCTACCGTGTCCAGCCCTTCCTGATGGTAAGCAGAAGGGTATTCTTGAGTCCAATGTAGTTACATGGACGTCTGTCCTGTTTGGCGTCCGGTCCCTACTGGTACAAtttcaaagtattttttttttctagaacaacacttattattttagtttttaattatgttttaaaattataatattttccaTCTTATGACTATTATTTCCGTCACGTGTAacagtaaatttttttgaaaataatatcaattatataacAAGAAAAGTACCcgttacaattttattttttattaatttataatataattagtttttttttcttttatccaaACATGtaatctatattatttttttaacattattttgattaaaattataaattaaatatttgaatattgaaaaacaGTGATACGTATAAcgtacaaaagaaaaatgtcaCCTCTATTTCCGTTGACAGTAAAAGAAAGTGAGAAACACACGTATGGATGGAATCTTTAGAGTTGTTTCCAGATTTAGTGAAGTATAACTTTGTATAGTAGTTTGAATAATATCATCAAATATAAAGAAGggtatttaatataatatttttttttattaagaaaatctaaaagttattaaaaaagtttgaGCAAGTTTGActcaatatatattaattaaatgtttattaGTCAAGGTgttaattactattattttgaAACGGAAAAACtacttctattttatttctttaagcTACTTTGTATTTTAGGTTATGAAAACATAAAGATAAGGAAAGGGATAAAGGTGGTCTACATTCGTTCCACatcttcattttatatttatttattttttggatctcattataacaattaaattaaaatatttttattaaattagtattactgttaattaaattgatgtataaattaatatatcaattgAAATACATTTAAACACTATATAACCATTAAAAGGtcatataaatttttcataattattatcaattttatgataacatgaaatcaattattaatatatttataaatatgaatcAAACTTGATcgttagataaattaaaaacaattagttaaataattaaatttttattaaaagtttcaGCTGAAATATTCTATCAATTATATTACATAATATCACTAGatgaaaaatactatatttAGTATAACTcgaaaaaatgaataaatatgataaaaatacatgacatttttttttccaagaCTACAATACTAGATAAATTAGAAcaattattacttaaaatataaattagtgaTATGAAGTTAAAATTTGGAGGGCGAAGGGCAGAGAGAATAGCAGAACAGAagtaaataagaaaagaaaacaactgTTGAATGAAGAGAAGAGTGTCCGATTTATCTGGTAATTTCCAAAACAAATGCAGTCAATCAATTACTCAAAAACCAAAGCCCGCGCCCAACACgtgaaaatatttgaattgcTACAGCGCCGAATGGAACACACACACCATCACACGCCACGTGTCCCCAACCACGACATCCTCTTACTAAAAACCACTTCACAGCCTTTGCTTCTTGTTGAGTTTCAATTTGAATCAGGATGTCTTCCTCCGGTGCGAAACCTCCTTCGCGTTACAGTTCCTACGATTCACGCTCCTCCACCTCCTCTCATTTCTCCGACCCTTCTTCCTCCCATGAATTCAACAACCCCAGAACCAAACCAGTTTCCTCTCGCGCCCTCGTCAAGACCAAACCCTCTCACACCGCCAAGGTGGACCCCACCTTCACCACCATGGTCAAGAAGTTCATGGACCGCAAGCCCAAGTCCTCCTCCGCCACCGCCACCAGGTTGATTATTCCCTCCGATTTGATAGCGCAGGATTTGAAAAAGGACGCCAAGAGAGTGGCGGGCTTCTCTGCGCTGCAGAAGAAGCTCTTCGGAAAGGGCGCTTccgagaagaaggagaaggtgaAGGCCTTGACCGAGGTCAAGAACAACACCAGGACATTGGCCATGGTGCTCAGGAGCGAGAGGGAGCTTCTTAGCATCAACAAGGAGCACGAGGAGCAAATTTCTCTCCTCAAACAAATGCTAGAGGACAGGAACAAAGAGGTAAAATACTCAAATGTGTTTGTTGGAGATCTCAACATAGTTATACTTATACAATACAACGTAACTTGGAGACAGTCTTAACCTCGCGAACTAGTTTTTcgattgattttcttttttaaatccAGATTTTAGTATTATATCGGAGTTTATCCTAATGATTATATGTTCATGGACTCGTCGGATTATTGCTATTTGATTGTTGCCAGACCAGCAAATATCACACTAAGTATACAATTCCAAATTTGAAAACTGAGAGTTTGTTCTAGTGATTGTTATTGAGCTTATAGTGGTATGATTAGTCTTTTTAATCATTATCTGACCATTTGTGGATGAGTGCAAACCGAATTCTTATAGTGTTGTCTTGTTTTTGGATCTGATTCAACCAAGGAAAGGGAATCATGCattttgatttggattttgaaTTTGCAGGTGGAGAAGTTGAAGGACTTGTGTTTGACGCAAAGGGAGGAGATCAAGTCGCTGAAGAATGCCATACTGTTCCCGGATGTTATGAATTCTCAGCTTCAAGAGCTTCTAGAGAAGCAAGGTTCGGAGCTGAAGCAAGCCAAATTGGTTATTCCAGCTCTGCAACAGCAGGTTTCTTCTCTCACCGGTCAGCTTCAAAACCTTGCGGAGGATCTTGCCGAGGTATACATAACTTGCATCCTTGTATGTATGACATCAAGTTGTTGTCATTTGTCACAAAAATGCAGGTTATTAAAATTAGACACTGATTGAGGTGGACACCTTTCAGCTACACATggtcatgtttttttattgaatggCATCTTCGTTTTATCttaaataaatgaagaaaaggTAGTATTATTACCTATTAGGAGCTAGTGTACTGGGATTTTTTAGGGTCTGTTTGATTTCTATTCTAAAAActgtttttagttttcaaacTCAGCGGGTGGAATGCAAGGGGAAGTTCGATAAAATGAAAGCaagagaagatgaaaaaagtCTAACTGCACTTGTTTTGAAAAGTGTTGTTTTGGAAACaatctaaaaattaataattttgaaatgaaaaatcgATTGCTgagtattttttctttattcttcggttgtttatatttttcatttgcttTTTTTAGGTCAAGGCTGATAAATATTCAGCCAAAGCAGGTCTTCTCGGTTATGGAAGTTCTCCGAGGACACCGACATATGCCCGGGAAGATGCTTGCAACTCTTGGGTAAGCTTGCAGTTAGTCACAATACAATTGAAATTTCGTAATCATAGTTGTATGATCTATCGTAGATGTTAGAAGCCAATCCAGAGTCCTGCTATCAGCCAAAGAAGATATATTCTTAGGCAACTCTGTTATTATCTTTGACCTTACTGCTCAACAAATTTATGCAGGAATTCAGCTCTGATGACCAGTCCGATGACCTATTACTAAATGATCTAAATCCCTGCTTAACACCGTGCAACGCCAAATCAAGATCAAAGGTGATTAACTTCTCCTGTATTCTGTTGTAAAATTTCCCGTGTTCCACAAATTAGTCTTTCTTATAAAATGACTCCTTTTTTCTGCAGGAATTTGAGGGTAGGGGCTCTGGCTCTATACTTGATGAAAGCTTATCCGAGGATGATGCTAAAGTATATCCTGAGATGAATTTTAGCGCTCTCGATCACAAGTTTTCCAAAAGTTCTGACTGTTGCCATAATTCCAGCAAAAGAAATGTCCCAACCAAAGCAGCTCGAAGATCTGATGAGAGCAAATTAGCTTATGGAAGTAGAATGAACCATAGATTTGCATAAATAATCTCAACCCTGCACCTTAGTGGGATTTCTTATCCCTTTTCCCTGTTATCATCTTTCagtttttacattattatacCGTCAATATTTCTGTTTCAAGAACTTGGACATCGTCTCTTTGAAACATGTAAGATTAAATTACTCCTCGTTGTATATTTGTGCACAAGGGCAGTGAATAAGGCGTCCAAATCTACATATCCTTAGAAATATTGCTCGAAAATTCGATATTACAAAGTACAAATTCCTACATCTGCTGAGATTATTGGCTTACAGAGAGAATAATCAGTCTCAAGTTTTATATTTGATCTACAATTAGATTACCTTCATTTCCCCTGTGTATCATTCGTGACATTGTCCAATTAGCAAATTTCTATGCTACTttcaataacaataaatatgaaTCAATTCTTAGACCGtacttttacattaaattttattgtttcaattGTGTAGCAACATTACAAGGCTTTCAAATTAAGGTTTTCTTGGTTTTGGTCGTGTACTCAAATTTTGAGACTTTCCTACAGGATGAACTAATAATTCAGGTTTCTCTTGTGCTTCTATCGTGAAAATTTAGGAggcatattttatattttgttttttcctttccAATTATAAATCCgtcattttgttttaaaaaatccaTGCAGATAAATTATTCTAGATCGGAATGCAAAGCACCAAAATTAACTAGTCTAGTTTTTTTATGTCATTGCCTATGGCTTTGTGACTTCGACCACTTGAGAATTGAGCATAGAACATTCTAGGAAACATGTAATTAAACCACATAAATTttgctgaaaaaaaaataaaaataaataaaacacataaaaaatgaaacattcCTCTATTAGCAAAGCTAAGTTCTAATTTCACTCTTTATCAACCAAAGCCGAtgtaaagtaaaatatttattatgttttctaGCTACCTACTTGCTATACATATAACattcgttatatatatataacaaatgtAATCCTTGACAAACATTATTCCACCAGCCTTAGAACATCCCACGACTTGAAGCTGTCCTAATGATCTGAAACAGAGCTGtcaaacaaaacaacaatgAGTCATATTTTCAgagaaaaaactaaatatttacaaaaaagtaTCCTCCTAACATATCCAATCTAGCCTTTTGCTGTTTAAAactgaaatgaaaatttgaaagaagCAGAAGAGCATACAGGATCCAACGACAACAAAGATGAAGAATCCAAGAACAATTGGGCCCACAGGGTAGCCTTTCTTAGTGCTTTCTGATCCTTTTTTGCTAATATTCCTTTCAAACCTTGCGATTTTCCTGTCTGCTAGGCGCTTTGAAGTAGTCTGTGAAATCAAACAAGGTAAAGAAACAAACACAAGAAATATCACCAACCAAAAAGCATAAAGATGAAATCCGAAGGCtccaaaatcaaaatccaaaacaTCAAAGATGAAAATTTGGAAAATGACCGTCTTTATTCTGACTTCTGTAACAGCAATTCCcaaaagcaaaaaaatataaaaaaggacAACATTTGGAGGGTTCAGGGACTCCATATCCAAATTATATGATATTGCtcctatttttatattattaattgaagTTTGATCgtttatatttctttcttcaaatttgATAACAAAAGATAACAATGtcattcacaaaattaaaaccATGAACTTTTTTtgtgataaaattgaaaaataatgttttttggCCTATTGATTTGATTAAAGAAGCTTGACGACATAAGATTCTGGgctacatttaaaaaatataatcaaagaaATTAACACCGATatacaaattacaaatttcCGAAATCTACTTTTTCTCTTCCCTATTATCAAACAGATAAAGCAAAGATTTTCGAACTAAAGAAAAGAATACCAGAGAACACCAGATAGAAAGGACTATTACAATGAACTGGCCACGAAGGCAAATAAGTCAACGGGATTTCAGTGACAatcaataaaatacaaaaataacaGCAACAAATTAAtcagaaacaaaagaaaaaaccaaccaaaattacagaataaattaagaaaagaacGAGGGAGAGAAACTTTACCATAATGACAGCAGTAAGAAGACGAGAGACCAACCGAACAACCCTTTAGAAGTAGTGAggaaattaacaattttttttgtaaaacgATGAAACACTGAAACCTGAACAGTGTTTTTTGGTACTTATAATGAAAAGGAGAGGGGCATTTGAGTGATGTTTGTCACGTACGTATGAGTGTGTCACCTCCTTAAGCTGACTCGTGGAGATTATCCAAACACACCCTCTTCTTCTACTTTGGGAAGTGTAATTATATCTTTCTCTGTTTTGGAAAAATATTATACCAAATGCGTGATGAGTTACTGACTCATTAAATGCTCTGTAATTACGGACGTTTCAATGGCTGATTAATTTAAGACTTTCTCTTGTCAACGGATACGTTGCAAAAGgaattaaattatgaatatagattttttttacaatattttaatttagaatacGTGTAATAAATAATcagattatattttaattaatcagattataaaaaaatttatattaaaatattattttgaatttattttctttgtactAGCAAAAGTGATAATGAAACTAAGgtttaacaattttattcaattttaatattgcttattattactattatttaaaaatatggtaAGAGTATAGCACTTTGTTATGTTATCATTTTTTGAACGtgtttttgattaattttaaaaaataaataattcattacATTTAAGATTGTTAGTGTGAACCGTATTAAAATCaaccttaaaaaaaaagagtgacaCGAAAtctttatgtaatatatatttgtttgaatttggttGAAACTGATAGTAGTAGCTTCAAATTGAATTTGGTTGGAATTTATTTTAGAccaaaattatttgtatttgaaTGTCAGTTTAATGTTGGggaaatcaaattgaaaaccaATATCAGTTCATTGGCTAAATTGGAATCCAACTTTTTTAAGTAATGTTTTAAAGTTGCTTAGGAATGATAAAAATATCCAATTACTTGACTATATTATAGCCTATTAAATGTgacaataaatgaaataaatatgtatatttaatgttatttggcAGTCAACTTTTTTTATGGTATGCTAATTTTGatgtaatatataaaaattaaatatagttgaacacaaatattaaatgcataatttaatctttattttcagttttatacttttattttaattataataaccTCCATTCAATCTTTACCATTAATTAGTACTCAATAAAaagttcataaaatatattagatcTAGGGAATATTACATTTGACTATATTGTATAATATCGAGACCATTTGCCGAATATAAGTTTATATAAGtgatttgtattttaaaatacaaatattacaaGAGTATTagaaccagaaaaaaaaaatatttttgtattccatatctttaatcactttttataaaaataaatttacttcCAATTCTTTATTAGCcctttttaaaatgaatttacttaaaaatgtaattttttctaaataattattttattaaaaaaattcttgcaaaaattaaacaaaaatacctcttattattactaaaatatGGTATTTCTTATTAAgaagtcaattttaattatgtagcTTCCTACTAATAGTattgacatttttattaaataatatgatttaaacgtatatttttataatatttatatcaacttagtttttcaaattaaacTTCTCTCTTCATAAAATCATATTATGTTGtgttttttctgattttatttaTGATGGAGTAActttccacttacattttttattaaaataaaaatctactttacttatttttgttaaaattattatcttagTTTTGAAGGTAAAACTTGGGTATACAACTACAATATCATatgcatattaattttatttgtaacgtgtttagaaacaaaacaaaaagaaataaatggaACTTCATCCTTATGcttatcttttcttttcaagctatatatttcataattatatttctttcttacagttttaattacaattaatctATTTCAAAATTCAACCACTTATCATATAGACAAACACTTAATTGTTTTTGactcaattataaatttaaatagagtaagtttttatttgttttattcttttattcttttttttttattttgataaattgtAATTATCGATTTTTGTGTTTTGATATCCGCGTAAAATaattgtatgttatatgtgagtaaaaaatcatataaatattaaagaaatacatcataaaattacatgaatttcaaaatgttagaataatatatataaataaatatatatatatatatatatatatataatattaatttagatacataatatatatatatatatatatatatattataatgtaattttattaagtatGTAATGATATAATTAGTGATATTTTATCTAATAacattacatattttttcttaataaatcgTACATGTGATCATGAAAACAGCgttttacaaaattaacaaataaaataaaattatttgtatccCAAGAAATCAAGAGGGTGGGAATTCAAGGACTATTCGAACTAATACTATGTATAATTACAtgaataagtaaataattagaCTAGTTTTTGAGAAAGAtatttccaaaagaaaaaaaactataaaaatgaTTAAGATTATTTGTTAacctcaaaaataaaaaata
Protein-coding sequences here:
- the LOC108342071 gene encoding uncharacterized protein LOC108342071, whose protein sequence is MSSSGAKPPSRYSSYDSRSSTSSHFSDPSSSHEFNNPRTKPVSSRALVKTKPSHTAKVDPTFTTMVKKFMDRKPKSSSATATRLIIPSDLIAQDLKKDAKRVAGFSALQKKLFGKGASEKKEKVKALTEVKNNTRTLAMVLRSERELLSINKEHEEQISLLKQMLEDRNKEVEKLKDLCLTQREEIKSLKNAILFPDVMNSQLQELLEKQGSELKQAKLVIPALQQQVSSLTGQLQNLAEDLAEVKADKYSAKAGLLGYGSSPRTPTYAREDACNSWEFSSDDQSDDLLLNDLNPCLTPCNAKSRSKEFEGRGSGSILDESLSEDDAKVYPEMNFSALDHKFSKSSDCCHNSSKRNVPTKAARRSDESKLAYGSRMNHRFA
- the LOC108342489 gene encoding uncharacterized protein LOC108342489, which codes for MTTSKRLADRKIARFERNISKKGSESTKKGYPVGPIVLGFFIFVVVGSSLFQIIRTASSRGMF